Within the Beduinella massiliensis genome, the region AAGCTTGTGGAAACCTCGATGGTCGCGTCGCAACGCGAGGAGGTGCGGGAAGGTCTTCGGCGCGGAGGCGATATAATTGCGGAACTGGCAAAGCGCGGGATTCGCAATCGTTCTGGCAATCTCGGGCCTTCGATTGACGTTGGAAACATAACGGCAACAAAAGAAAAAACGTCAGTTCAGGTGCTTGCACGGCGGCCCGAAGGTTCTCACGGCTGGCTTGTGGAGAACGGACACGTAGGGCCGCGAGGGGTGGGCCGCGCAGACCCGCATCCCTATCTCGCTCCCGCGATGGAAGAAGGGCGTGACGAAGCGCTGAAAGAGATCGCCGCGGGCGTCGAGCGGGCGATCAGGAGGACCACAAAATGACGGTTTACGAGACGGCCATTGCCGCGCTGCGCGGCGTCGGCATAGAGGCGGACGCACTGTGCCGGGATGGGCTGGCGGTGGAGTACGCTATCGTTCGGTTGGCGCGGAAAAGACCATTTTACGCGGACGACAGAGTTGCGTGTTGCGAATGCACAGTGGAAATTCGGGTGTTTGCGAAAAGCGGTTTGTGCGACCTTGCACAGCGGGCCGAAAACGCCCTGACCGCGGCGGGCTTTGGCTTCGTTTTCCGCGCGGACAAATTTGACGGGGAGTACCAAATTGCCACTATGGAATGGAAAGCATTGGAGGAATGAAAATGGGTATGACGAAATATCGCGGGCCGGTATCTATTGGCCTGCGCGACGTATGCTACGCGATGATTACCAAGGACGACGAGACCGGGACGGTCTACGAGACCAAGGAAAGCACGGTCGCCGTCAAGGGCGTTGCGGGCGCGATTGACGCGACGATTACGCCGAGCAGCGAGAACACCCCGCTCTATGCCGACGACGGCACGTTCGCGGAAATCACGTCGCTCGGCGACGTGTCCATTGCGCTTGAGCTGGCGAGCCTGCCTGACGATGTACAGGTGGATTGGTTCGGGCACCAGAGGGACGAGGACGGCGTGCT harbors:
- a CDS encoding major tail protein: MGMTKYRGPVSIGLRDVCYAMITKDDETGTVYETKESTVAVKGVAGAIDATITPSSENTPLYADDGTFAEITSLGDVSIALELASLPDDVQVDWFGHQRDEDGVLVKGADDTARHFALGFKSQNHDKTFKYVWVYKALASLPENAHHTKEGSSVTMQTQKVTISCSPRLSDGKWMASVNSGAEGASADVISKWFEKPYEKATV